ACGGCCTCGGCTCCTCGGGGACCGCGATCAGGGATCTCGAGACCTACCTCGCGCATGACTTTCGCGGCGTGCGCAGGTACGGGTCGCGGCGCCGGGCTCGTGCTGTAGACTCGGACCTGCGGCGGCGCAAGCCGTCGGGCGATTGCCTCGGCCATGCGGCTGGCGGTGTCGGCGGGCGAAATAAAGAGGATATTTCGTCGGCGGTTCATAACGCGCTCCCACGGGTCCACGGGCACTCGATTTCTGGATGAAGGGGGAAGAGAGCTCGACTCCGAAAGACGCCTCGATGGGCTCCGTGAGCGCAGACTGAAGCCCGCGGATGACGGCGCGATAAAACGAGCGTGAAGATCTGGTTAAATTAACGTCTCGCGAAAGGGCAGGGTCCCGCGACATGTTCACTGGACGGAAAGCGCGTGCTCGGGGATCTTGGTTTCGGAATCGTCTTCCGGCGAGCGCGTTCGACCGTCGCGGGGCTCTCTCAACTGCTCCACCAGCCGCCGTTCCATCGGCGAATAAACGATGGCGAGGGTACGCAGCAAGCCTAGAACCAGGGCAAGGGCGGCCAGGGCGATGAGTTGCCACGGCGAACTCTGGTGCTGGTAAAGGCCGACCATGATCTCCCGCAGCAGGAAGACGAGCGTCGCGTCGACGATGAATGTGAGCTTGAGACGATGCTCGCGGAAATATTCTACCAGGCTCTTGAAAAGCTCGAGGATGATGAAAAAACTCAGCAGGTTCGTGACCGTCAAACCGAAAGCCGCCTTGAGGTCGTTTTCGAGCATGACGGTCCAGGACTCCCAGAGCAGCCGGACGAGTCCGGTGGCTAGGACCGCCAGAACGAACAGGATCAAGGCCTTGAACAGGAGATCCACCGCTTCGCTGAAGAAGCGGACCGCCTCGAATCTCTTCCAGAAGGTTCTCACCGGCACGGTACGCTCGTTCACGCTCGGGAACCCTGCAAGACTGCGGCGAGCGCAGGCGTGGGAGAGCCCGCTCCGGGCTCGATGACCTGCGCCGGCCGGACCGTGAGGACCGGGCAGGGGGCGGCGCGGCTCACCGCCTCGGAGACGCTCCGGGAAAAAAGACGCTGCAGCGGGGGGCGGTCGCGCCTTCCCATGACGATCAGATCCGCCTCCTCGCGGCAGGCTGTCGCGAGGATCTCTGCCGGCACTTTTCCCAACCCCGCCACGGCCCTCCAGGAGAGATCGCCGAACTGCCGGGCGAAGTGGAGTTCCACGAACCGGCGGATTCCCGCCTCGGCCTCCCGAAGCAGGCGACAGACCGCGAGGGCGCGGAGGCGTTGTTCGATGACGGCGGTTCCGGCGTCGCAGGGAACCAGCAGCTCGTGGAAGGGAAAGCGGGTCACGTGAAAGAGCAGCAGTTCGGCGCCGGTCGTCGCCGCCAGTAAGGCGGCGCAGGCGATGCCCGCTCGAGAATGTGCGGAAAAATCGGTCGGGCAGAGAATTTTACGCTTCATTACATCCTCCCGTGGTCATGGGTGTCAGGCTCCAGTGCGCTCGAAGGCGAAGGCCGGAAGCGTGGTCGGGATGGCCCTCCCACGAGGATGCGGCCCGATTTTGGGCGATACCGCCAGAACCGGGCAGGGCGCCTCCCGCGCGACCCGATCCGTGACGCTTCTCAGCAGAAAACGAGTGAATGCCCCGTGGGGTCGCGGTGCCATCACGATCAGGTCGACCGCTTCCCTGCGGGCTGTCTCCACGATCTTCTCGGGGGCCTTCCCGAGAACCACGCGCGTCGCGACGGCGGCCACGCGGCCCATTTCGTCCCGGTGCTTCTCGAGGAAGCGGTTGAGGTCGAGAGCGGCTTCAGCGGCGACCCTGTCGGCGGTCCACGCCGGTCGGCAAGATGGCAAAAGCTCATCGTCCATCATCTCCCAGCTTCGAAGCTCGTCGGCGACATAAAGGATCAGCAGCGCGGAACCCGTTTCCGCCGCGAGCGATAGAGCGTAGGTGAGTCCTTCGCGTGATCTTTCCGTGAGATCGGTCGGAGCCAGTATCCTTTTCGTTTGCATGAGAACATTCCTCCTCTCGAAGGAAAAGCTAACGTCGTCCAGTTAGGATCGGGTGAAGCTCCGGCGAATTTCTCGTTGAAGACCCCGCAATCCGTTACGGG
The sequence above is a segment of the Candidatus Zixiibacteriota bacterium genome. Coding sequences within it:
- a CDS encoding universal stress protein — encoded protein: MKRKILCPTDFSAHSRAGIACAALLAATTGAELLLFHVTRFPFHELLVPCDAGTAVIEQRLRALAVCRLLREAEAGIRRFVELHFARQFGDLSWRAVAGLGKVPAEILATACREEADLIVMGRRDRPPLQRLFSRSVSEAVSRAAPCPVLTVRPAQVIEPGAGSPTPALAAVLQGSRA
- a CDS encoding universal stress protein, with translation MQTKRILAPTDLTERSREGLTYALSLAAETGSALLILYVADELRSWEMMDDELLPSCRPAWTADRVAAEAALDLNRFLEKHRDEMGRVAAVATRVVLGKAPEKIVETARREAVDLIVMAPRPHGAFTRFLLRSVTDRVAREAPCPVLAVSPKIGPHPRGRAIPTTLPAFAFERTGA
- a CDS encoding phosphate-starvation-inducible PsiE family protein, whose translation is MPVRTFWKRFEAVRFFSEAVDLLFKALILFVLAVLATGLVRLLWESWTVMLENDLKAAFGLTVTNLLSFFIILELFKSLVEYFREHRLKLTFIVDATLVFLLREIMVGLYQHQSSPWQLIALAALALVLGLLRTLAIVYSPMERRLVEQLREPRDGRTRSPEDDSETKIPEHALSVQ